A stretch of Synergistaceae bacterium DNA encodes these proteins:
- a CDS encoding coenzyme F420-0:L-glutamate ligase, translating into MRYVGAVSIGIRLQVTRRGADIIGTISDSVIKASQSARDSFNCRDRLGHPTFGTRPWRFTDLIGSLCDLTSGQCDKGTPVITYTVLLRQLPR; encoded by the coding sequence ATGCGCTATGTCGGAGCAGTTTCAATCGGGATCCGCTTGCAGGTTACCAGGCGCGGTGCCGATATAATAGGGACCATTTCAGACAGTGTTATAAAGGCATCTCAGTCCGCAAGAGACTCGTTTAATTGCCGCGACAGGTTAGGCCATCCCACGTTTGGCACGAGACCATGGCGATTTACAGACCTCATTGGTTCTTTATGTGACCTTACTTCAGGTCAGTGTGACAAAGGGACCCCGGTTATAACATATACAGTGCTATTACGGCAGTTACCTCGATGA
- the pgm gene encoding phosphoglucomutase (alpha-D-glucose-1,6-bisphosphate-dependent) → MPERIKINIPRLISSYYTEHPDPAEKADAVSFGTSGHRGSSFEQSFNEDHVAAISQAISEYRAENGITGPLFIGMDTHALSEAALRTSIEVFAANGIEIRLQSGFDYTPTPVISHAILSWNKNTGATTADGVVITPSHNPPEYGGFKYNPPSGGPANTNITETVQKRANELLGKKLCGVKRMDFKKALSAPNVRFIDYIMPYIEGLADVLDLDAISASGLKIGADPLGGSGVHFWEPLVERYRLDLEVVNKDVDPTFSFMPLDHDGKVRMDCSSPYAMANLVALKDSYDVAFGNDPDYDRHGIVTHSGLMQPNAYLAVAIEYLFTHRNGWNENAMVGKTLVSSSMIDKVAASLGRHLYEVPVGFKWFVDGLLSGMLGFGGEESAGATYLRKSGAVWTTDKDGFIMSLLAAEIMAVTGKDPAEHYAALTEKFGHPFYSRKDAPATPEEKKRLKALSPSDVPAETLAGEKITAKLTSAPGNGAPIGGLKVIAENGWFAARPSGTEDIYKIYAESFKSKEHLQTINEEAEEIVSKIIKS, encoded by the coding sequence ATGCCGGAAAGAATAAAGATAAACATACCCAGGCTAATCTCTTCGTATTATACAGAACATCCTGACCCTGCGGAAAAGGCAGACGCCGTTTCATTCGGGACATCAGGACACAGGGGATCCTCTTTTGAACAAAGCTTCAATGAGGATCATGTCGCTGCTATATCACAGGCAATATCTGAGTACCGGGCCGAAAACGGCATTACCGGGCCGCTTTTTATAGGCATGGACACACATGCCCTCTCGGAAGCGGCACTGCGCACAAGTATCGAGGTCTTCGCCGCCAACGGCATCGAGATACGCCTGCAGAGCGGATTTGACTACACGCCGACGCCTGTGATTTCGCATGCGATCCTATCTTGGAACAAAAACACCGGCGCCACGACTGCCGACGGAGTCGTGATCACACCGTCGCATAACCCGCCCGAGTATGGCGGCTTCAAGTACAACCCGCCGAGCGGAGGCCCGGCAAACACAAATATCACCGAGACAGTTCAGAAGCGCGCAAACGAACTGCTTGGCAAAAAATTGTGCGGTGTAAAACGTATGGATTTCAAGAAAGCGCTCTCGGCGCCTAACGTACGTTTTATAGACTATATTATGCCTTACATTGAAGGGCTTGCAGATGTCCTGGATCTGGACGCCATCAGCGCATCCGGCCTTAAAATCGGGGCTGACCCGCTTGGCGGCTCCGGCGTACACTTCTGGGAACCTCTCGTTGAACGATACCGGTTGGACCTTGAGGTTGTAAATAAGGACGTTGATCCGACATTCTCCTTTATGCCGCTCGACCATGACGGCAAGGTACGCATGGACTGCTCTTCCCCGTACGCGATGGCAAACCTGGTTGCGCTCAAAGACAGTTACGACGTGGCGTTCGGCAATGACCCCGACTATGACCGCCACGGCATAGTAACTCACAGCGGGCTCATGCAGCCAAACGCATACCTTGCCGTAGCGATAGAATATCTCTTTACACATCGCAACGGCTGGAATGAAAATGCCATGGTCGGCAAGACTCTCGTTTCAAGTTCGATGATAGACAAAGTTGCTGCTTCACTGGGCAGACATCTCTACGAAGTACCTGTGGGGTTCAAATGGTTCGTTGACGGCCTGCTCTCCGGAATGCTTGGCTTTGGCGGAGAAGAGAGCGCAGGGGCGACATACCTTAGAAAAAGCGGCGCTGTATGGACAACGGACAAGGACGGCTTCATAATGAGCCTGCTCGCCGCTGAAATCATGGCTGTAACCGGCAAAGACCCCGCCGAACATTACGCCGCGCTCACTGAAAAATTCGGGCATCCGTTCTACTCGCGCAAAGACGCCCCGGCGACACCTGAAGAAAAAAAACGCCTCAAAGCGCTATCTCCGTCAGACGTTCCGGCAGAAACCCTGGCGGGGGAAAAGATAACGGCGAAACTCACATCTGCCCCAGGCAACGGCGCACCGATCGGCGGGCTTAAGGTAATTGCTGAGAACGGATGGTTCGCCGCACGCCCATCCGGCACCGAGGATATATACAAAATCTATGCGGAAAGTTTTAAAAGCAAGGAGCATTTGCAGACTATAAACGAAGAGGCGGAAGAAATAGTCTCAAAAATCATAAAGTCATAG
- the tsaA gene encoding tRNA (N6-threonylcarbamoyladenosine(37)-N6)-methyltransferase TrmO, with protein sequence MEITMKPIGFIRSSFKTKDGIARQSKYAEDETGVIEMLEEYKEGIMDIRPNTYGIVLFYFHKSEGFDLRPITHKSELPIGVFSTRSPNRPNGIGMSIVKFTKNDGKNLTFRGVDMLDGTPVLDIKPYDADLDPAE encoded by the coding sequence ATGGAAATCACAATGAAACCTATCGGCTTTATTCGGTCTTCATTCAAAACAAAAGATGGCATCGCAAGACAAAGCAAATACGCGGAGGACGAGACAGGTGTCATTGAGATGTTGGAAGAATATAAAGAGGGTATTATGGATATCCGTCCGAACACATACGGTATCGTCCTGTTTTATTTTCACAAATCCGAAGGCTTCGACCTGCGTCCGATCACGCACAAAAGCGAACTCCCTATCGGCGTGTTTTCGACGCGTTCACCCAACCGGCCAAATGGCATCGGCATGTCGATCGTGAAATTTACGAAGAACGACGGGAAAAACCTGACTTTTAGGGGCGTGGATATGTTGGACGGCACACCCGTACTTGATATCAAACCATATGATGCGGATCTGGATCCGGCGGAATAG
- the rmuC gene encoding DNA recombination protein RmuC, with protein MYLVIILAVAVLFIAAYVIATVSKLKDNSGAMEQIARELMVRLQKIEGRLEDTERGIQEELVSMRKEQREDARAGREEQARGILSLGDTQAQRIKEIGDLQRESLSSLSQQLTNISRLNEEKLEAIRATVETKLQELYKSNEEKLEKMRATVDEQLHSTLEKRLGEAFTNVSERLEQVHKGLGEMRALTSDVGDLKKVLSNVKVRGMWGEMQLHALLEQILTPDQYAENVATRPNCSERVEFAISLPGAGDGSAPVWLPIDSKFPLEDYQRLVTASEAGDAVSVIEIQKSLKQRVIEEAKTIRDKYLEPPYTTDFGILYLPVEGLYAEVLRIDGLSDMLAHDYRVVPAGPTTVTALLNSLQMGFRTLAIEKRSSEVWILLGKVKTEFDRFGGVLEKTKQKIDQAGKELERAGARSRAITRALRDVQGLPVTGEEGFVQNELDDGEMKEE; from the coding sequence ATGTATTTGGTAATTATACTTGCGGTTGCCGTGTTGTTTATCGCTGCATACGTCATCGCAACAGTCTCCAAACTTAAAGACAACAGCGGTGCGATGGAGCAGATAGCCCGTGAACTGATGGTGAGGCTGCAGAAAATTGAGGGCAGGCTTGAAGACACGGAACGCGGAATACAGGAAGAGCTTGTGTCTATGAGAAAGGAACAGCGCGAGGATGCGCGCGCAGGACGCGAGGAGCAGGCCAGGGGCATTTTGTCTCTCGGAGACACTCAGGCACAGAGGATAAAAGAGATCGGCGACCTCCAGAGGGAGAGCCTGAGCTCTCTTTCTCAGCAGCTTACGAACATAAGCCGCCTTAATGAAGAAAAGCTGGAGGCGATCCGCGCGACGGTCGAGACTAAGCTTCAGGAGTTGTATAAAAGCAATGAGGAAAAACTTGAGAAAATGCGCGCGACTGTCGATGAACAGCTCCATTCCACGCTTGAAAAACGTCTCGGAGAAGCGTTCACAAATGTCTCCGAACGGCTCGAACAGGTCCATAAGGGGCTTGGAGAGATGAGGGCGTTGACGTCCGATGTGGGTGACCTTAAAAAAGTGCTGTCCAACGTCAAGGTGCGCGGGATGTGGGGGGAGATGCAGCTTCATGCGCTGCTGGAACAGATACTTACGCCGGACCAGTATGCGGAAAACGTCGCAACCAGGCCCAATTGCAGCGAGAGGGTGGAATTTGCCATATCCCTTCCCGGCGCCGGCGACGGAAGCGCACCTGTGTGGCTTCCCATAGACTCCAAGTTCCCTCTTGAGGACTACCAGCGTCTTGTCACTGCGTCAGAGGCAGGAGATGCGGTTTCTGTCATTGAAATCCAAAAATCACTGAAACAGCGCGTGATTGAAGAGGCGAAGACGATAAGAGACAAATATCTTGAACCCCCTTACACTACGGACTTCGGTATCCTCTATCTGCCCGTCGAGGGTCTTTACGCCGAGGTGCTGCGCATAGATGGTCTCAGCGATATGCTTGCACATGATTACAGGGTCGTACCTGCAGGTCCCACAACTGTGACCGCTTTGCTCAACAGCCTTCAGATGGGGTTCAGAACTCTTGCGATAGAGAAACGTTCAAGCGAGGTATGGATCCTTCTTGGCAAGGTAAAGACGGAGTTCGACAGGTTCGGCGGCGTGCTCGAAAAAACTAAGCAGAAGATAGATCAGGCGGGGAAAGAACTTGAAAGGGCCGGGGCACGTTCTCGCGCCATCACTCGTGCGCTCCGCGATGTTCAGGGTCTTCCCGTGACAGGCGAAGAGGGATTTGTGCAAAACGAGCTTGACGATGGTGAGATGAAGGAAGAATAG
- a CDS encoding serpin family protein, with protein MKKLLVLITILSVLVTAMCASADTSKLIPPYHWTYHSLETLHIKGLLDEEVVPGKSAFNAEQVVSMVVMALDTIERDPLKMGQDELLSMRQLINGYKSEFIFLGYDFNKIRTDLEDCAIRAGLTAVETGALSARPAALSKKAAGSVNGFALGLYKNLSEKETGNLFFSPYSISAALAASYAGARGSTAAEMENVLYLDPDIHRSMSALISELNSVSDDIAEMDTANAIWPAKQEKLLADYVDTVKNYYGAALIPLNYRASPEKARKTINKWVEKQTHEKIKDLIGVGVLKKDTQMVLTNAVYFRSDWLEKFEAGDSRVMPFWVANDRSIPTLMMNKTSDRINYAKISGTEIAELPYKDGRFSMLVILPDKATGLKSAESNLSLKELDSWIKSMSLKKVSITIPKFKMEQSFELSEALGQMGMPSAFSPDKADFSGMNGKYNMYIGSVIHKAFIEVGEEGTEAAAATAVIMMKTSLQPHGETIIFRADRPFIFMIRDNRSGAILFIGRYAKP; from the coding sequence ATGAAAAAACTGCTGGTCCTGATCACAATTCTATCTGTGTTGGTGACAGCCATGTGCGCGTCAGCTGACACGTCGAAGCTGATTCCGCCATACCACTGGACTTACCATTCACTTGAAACCCTTCATATCAAAGGACTGCTGGACGAAGAGGTCGTACCCGGCAAGAGCGCATTTAATGCGGAACAGGTGGTTTCAATGGTTGTTATGGCACTTGATACAATAGAGCGTGACCCTCTAAAAATGGGACAGGATGAGCTTCTGAGTATGCGCCAGCTAATAAACGGCTATAAGTCCGAGTTTATCTTTCTGGGCTATGATTTCAACAAAATAAGAACAGATCTCGAGGACTGCGCGATCCGCGCCGGACTTACCGCGGTAGAAACCGGCGCACTCAGTGCGAGACCGGCCGCGCTCAGCAAGAAAGCGGCGGGATCTGTCAATGGATTTGCCTTAGGACTCTACAAAAATCTTTCGGAAAAAGAAACCGGCAACCTCTTTTTCTCGCCTTACAGCATATCTGCAGCACTTGCGGCTTCATACGCCGGAGCCCGCGGCAGTACCGCCGCAGAGATGGAAAATGTCCTCTACCTGGACCCTGACATCCATAGAAGCATGTCAGCGCTCATCAGCGAGCTGAACTCCGTATCAGACGATATCGCCGAGATGGACACGGCGAATGCGATATGGCCGGCAAAACAGGAAAAACTTCTCGCGGACTATGTTGATACGGTCAAAAACTACTACGGAGCGGCCCTTATCCCGCTGAACTATCGGGCAAGTCCTGAAAAAGCACGCAAAACAATAAATAAATGGGTGGAAAAGCAAACGCACGAAAAGATAAAGGATCTCATAGGCGTAGGCGTACTTAAGAAGGATACGCAGATGGTGCTGACTAACGCGGTTTACTTCAGGTCAGACTGGCTTGAGAAATTTGAGGCCGGCGATTCGCGCGTAATGCCGTTCTGGGTCGCAAATGACAGATCCATACCAACATTAATGATGAATAAAACATCTGACAGGATAAATTATGCAAAAATCAGTGGAACAGAGATTGCGGAACTACCCTATAAGGACGGAAGATTCTCAATGTTGGTCATCCTTCCGGATAAAGCAACTGGCCTCAAATCAGCAGAAAGCAATCTTAGCTTGAAAGAACTCGACTCATGGATCAAATCCATGTCTCTGAAAAAAGTAAGCATCACGATCCCCAAGTTCAAGATGGAACAGTCCTTCGAATTATCTGAAGCTCTTGGACAGATGGGGATGCCATCAGCATTCAGTCCGGATAAGGCAGATTTCTCGGGCATGAACGGCAAGTACAACATGTACATCGGCAGTGTCATCCACAAAGCGTTTATCGAGGTAGGAGAAGAAGGAACTGAAGCAGCTGCTGCAACAGCCGTAATAATGATGAAGACGTCGCTCCAGCCGCACGGGGAAACGATAATATTCCGCGCAGACAGGCCGTTTATTTTTATGATAAGGGACAACCGATCCGGTGCGATACTTTTTATCGGGCGTTATGCAAAACCATAG
- a CDS encoding nitroreductase family protein yields the protein MPALIVDPAKCTKCGICVKICPADIIRFGEAGLPEMDAKEIRNCIKCGHCVLFCPSCADSLSFQKNEELAEVSGLAMPSKKEGLNLLKTRRSIRCFKEGPVPKEVLAEIFEAVRMAPTASNSQMVRWIVSDDPEKTKEIVNLILRWLHDEMNKKTTSRLSLIASLMIEKAKEGKDGLLRGAPQAAFAVVPKDYGWPEDGAIALTYLELAAHSMGVGACWGGFLTMAVRNFSDLRNFLGINEDEHLCGAQMLGYPQLKPVRQFPPRKNLNITWL from the coding sequence ATGCCGGCATTGATAGTTGATCCAGCAAAGTGTACTAAGTGTGGTATATGCGTGAAAATTTGTCCTGCAGATATAATCCGGTTTGGTGAGGCAGGCTTGCCGGAAATGGATGCAAAGGAGATACGGAACTGCATAAAGTGCGGCCACTGCGTGCTGTTCTGCCCCAGCTGCGCTGACAGCCTTTCATTCCAGAAAAATGAAGAACTTGCAGAGGTGTCGGGTCTCGCAATGCCCTCAAAGAAAGAAGGGCTGAACCTGCTCAAGACGCGCCGCAGCATCCGCTGTTTCAAGGAGGGACCGGTCCCGAAGGAGGTCCTTGCGGAGATATTCGAGGCCGTGAGGATGGCGCCTACTGCAAGCAACAGTCAGATGGTTCGCTGGATAGTCTCAGATGATCCGGAGAAGACAAAGGAAATAGTCAACCTGATACTTCGCTGGCTGCATGATGAGATGAATAAAAAAACAACGTCCCGGCTCTCACTTATAGCATCGCTTATGATTGAAAAAGCAAAGGAAGGAAAGGATGGTCTGCTGCGCGGCGCGCCTCAGGCTGCTTTTGCCGTTGTCCCTAAGGATTACGGGTGGCCGGAGGATGGAGCGATCGCGCTTACATACCTTGAACTGGCAGCTCACAGTATGGGAGTAGGTGCGTGCTGGGGAGGATTTCTGACGATGGCTGTAAGAAATTTCAGCGATCTGCGCAATTTCCTTGGGATCAATGAGGACGAGCATCTATGCGGGGCTCAGATGCTCGGATATCCGCAGCTTAAGCCGGTGAGACAGTTCCCTCCGCGCAAAAATCTCAATATAACCTGGCTTTAG
- a CDS encoding acyl-CoA thioesterase codes for MPQNEYKLVATIRVRYSETDQMGVVYNANYLDWFEVARTELCRAWGIPYTKWEEDDLTLPVVECRCRYKHPARYDDQIQLWCRVSEIKIHSVTFEYRVLRATDYKLIAEGWTKHGCTNREGHLYRKEHPFYLWIISQNSEDAAEAR; via the coding sequence ATGCCGCAGAACGAATATAAGCTTGTCGCTACGATAAGGGTCCGCTACAGTGAGACTGACCAGATGGGCGTCGTTTACAACGCCAACTATCTCGACTGGTTTGAGGTGGCTCGTACTGAACTGTGCCGCGCGTGGGGGATACCGTATACAAAATGGGAGGAAGACGACCTTACGCTTCCGGTTGTAGAGTGTCGCTGTCGTTATAAACATCCGGCCCGCTACGACGACCAGATACAGCTATGGTGCCGAGTCTCAGAGATCAAGATACACAGCGTCACGTTCGAGTACAGGGTGCTGCGTGCGACCGATTACAAACTTATTGCGGAAGGCTGGACGAAGCATGGCTGCACAAACCGCGAGGGACACCTATACAGAAAGGAACATCCATTCTATCTTTGGATAATATCTCAGAACTCGGAAGATGCAGCCGAAGCCAGGTAG